The Mesorhizobium sp. NBSH29 genome has a segment encoding these proteins:
- the gcvH gene encoding glycine cleavage system protein GcvH, with protein sequence MATTYYTEDHEWIRVENGVATVGITNYAQEQLGDIVFVELPEAGKAMKKGDTAVVVESVKAASDVYAPVDGEIVEANETLSSDPALVNSASTGDGWLWKMKLADEGQLEGLMDEAGYDKMVG encoded by the coding sequence ATGGCAACCACATATTACACCGAAGACCATGAATGGATCCGCGTCGAGAACGGCGTCGCGACCGTTGGCATCACTAATTATGCGCAGGAACAGCTGGGCGATATTGTGTTCGTGGAATTACCCGAAGCTGGCAAAGCCATGAAGAAGGGCGATACCGCAGTTGTAGTGGAATCAGTGAAAGCAGCCTCAGACGTTTACGCGCCTGTTGATGGCGAGATCGTTGAGGCAAACGAGACACTGTCGTCTGATCCGGCGCTGGTCAATTCGGCATCCACCGGTGATGGCTGGCTGTGGAAGATGAAGCTTGCCGATGAAGGCCAGCTTGAAGGCCTGATGGATGAGGCCGGCTACGACAAGATGGTTGGCTGA
- a CDS encoding helix-turn-helix domain-containing protein — protein MSDAMNIYEEIPDLDTIGGRISRARDAAGLSVKEIAWQLGVKIATINAWESDRSLPGSHRMNRLAGMMGVSISWLLHGVGTAPAEANSEQTVDNVTSQLEKLKLLHVETGELIGRIQKDLDGISPS, from the coding sequence ATGTCAGACGCCATGAATATCTATGAAGAAATTCCCGACCTGGACACAATCGGCGGACGTATTTCGCGGGCGCGCGATGCAGCCGGATTGAGCGTCAAGGAGATTGCTTGGCAACTGGGCGTCAAGATAGCCACCATCAACGCATGGGAAAGTGATCGTTCGCTTCCTGGCTCGCACCGGATGAACCGGCTGGCCGGCATGATGGGTGTTTCGATCTCCTGGCTCTTGCACGGCGTCGGCACGGCACCGGCGGAGGCAAACTCCGAGCAGACGGTCGATAATGTGACGTCACAGCTGGAAAAGCTGAAACTGCTCCATGTCGAAACCGGCGAGCTTATTGGCCGCATCCAGAAGGATCTCGACGGGATCTCCCCGAGCTAG
- the gcvT gene encoding glycine cleavage system aminomethyltransferase GcvT codes for MTDQNLNLLPLEDLHQEAGARFGGFAGWRMPLTYPAGVMQEHLHTRAHAGLFDISHMKMIEVAGPGAAALLARACPIEPEALALSQSKLSFLLNEEAGILDDLIVTRLGEARFMVVANAGNAVADIAHLNALAGEFECTVTPLERVFLAIQGPEAADVMAKAGFETDALTFMHGIEPQTNWFMSRSGYTGEDGFEIGLPVEEARAFAQKLLSDNRVMWIGLAARDSLRLEAGLCLHGNDISPDTSPAAAALMWAIPKDLRENGQFIGADALRAVLAKGADEKRVGLKAEGRLPVRGGANLVDADGNPAGRVTSGGFGPSADHPVAMGYVATQLAKAGTKLFAEVRGNRIPIEVHPLPFTPHHYRKG; via the coding sequence ATGACCGACCAAAATTTGAATTTACTTCCACTTGAAGACCTCCATCAGGAAGCAGGTGCTCGCTTTGGCGGTTTCGCCGGCTGGCGGATGCCGCTCACCTATCCCGCCGGCGTGATGCAGGAGCACCTGCATACCCGCGCCCATGCCGGACTTTTTGATATTTCCCACATGAAGATGATCGAGGTTGCAGGGCCTGGAGCGGCAGCGCTTTTGGCCCGCGCCTGCCCGATTGAGCCTGAAGCGCTCGCACTGTCACAGTCCAAGCTATCGTTTCTTCTCAATGAGGAAGCCGGCATCCTTGATGATCTGATCGTCACGCGCCTGGGCGAAGCGCGTTTTATGGTCGTTGCGAATGCCGGGAATGCAGTCGCCGATATTGCCCATCTCAACGCACTTGCTGGTGAATTCGAGTGTACAGTGACACCGCTTGAACGCGTTTTCCTGGCCATTCAGGGCCCGGAAGCTGCGGATGTTATGGCCAAGGCAGGGTTTGAAACCGATGCCCTAACCTTCATGCATGGCATTGAGCCACAAACCAACTGGTTCATGAGCCGCTCAGGCTATACCGGCGAGGATGGATTCGAGATCGGTCTGCCCGTTGAGGAAGCGCGGGCGTTCGCGCAAAAACTTCTTTCAGATAACCGCGTGATGTGGATCGGTCTTGCGGCGCGCGACAGCCTTCGCCTCGAAGCGGGCCTGTGCCTGCACGGCAATGACATTTCTCCCGACACAAGCCCAGCTGCAGCGGCGCTGATGTGGGCAATACCCAAGGATTTGCGTGAGAACGGGCAGTTCATTGGCGCCGATGCGTTGCGTGCTGTCCTCGCCAAGGGCGCAGATGAAAAGCGCGTTGGGCTGAAGGCGGAAGGCCGCCTGCCCGTTCGCGGCGGTGCCAATCTCGTGGATGCTGACGGCAATCCGGCCGGTCGCGTAACATCTGGCGGTTTTGGCCCATCAGCCGATCATCCTGTGGCCATGGGTTACGTTGCGACCCAACTTGCCAAAGCCGGCACCAAACTGTTTGCCGAAGTGCGGGGCAACCGCATTCCGATCGAAGTCCATCCTCTTCCCTTCACGCCACATCACTACCGCAAAGGATAA
- a CDS encoding YaiI/YqxD family protein produces MSEAEKIAPVIYVDADACPVKAEAMKVAERYGLIVTFVSNGGMRPSRDPMIRHVVVPKSADAADDWIVENAQANDIVITADIPLAARTVALGAHVLGMTGRAFTEESIGMAVAMRDLKQHLRETGESKGFNASFSPADRSRFLGALDQIVRRALKGPSQGQV; encoded by the coding sequence TTGAGCGAAGCAGAAAAGATCGCGCCCGTCATCTATGTCGATGCGGATGCCTGTCCGGTAAAGGCGGAGGCGATGAAGGTGGCGGAGCGTTATGGGCTTATCGTCACCTTCGTTTCCAATGGCGGCATGCGCCCTTCCCGCGATCCGATGATAAGGCATGTCGTGGTACCCAAAAGCGCGGACGCCGCAGACGACTGGATTGTCGAGAATGCGCAGGCCAACGATATTGTCATCACCGCAGATATTCCGCTTGCGGCGCGCACGGTGGCGCTTGGCGCGCATGTTCTGGGGATGACAGGAAGAGCCTTCACCGAAGAAAGTATCGGCATGGCGGTGGCGATGCGAGACCTCAAGCAGCATCTGCGCGAGACCGGAGAAAGCAAAGGATTTAACGCCAGCTTTTCGCCGGCAGACCGCTCGCGTTTTCTTGGAGCGCTCGACCAGATTGTGCGCCGTGCGCTTAAGGGGCCTAGCCAAGGACAGGTGTGA
- a CDS encoding potassium channel family protein, producing the protein MITLTALIHTFGLIAITKMESVLQKHQHPIISMATTVLGLFLLLTVEVWLWALAHYHLGVIEHFETALYFSLTSFSTLGFGDVLPAREWRIFAALEGVNGFLLIGWSTAHLIAASIRVGPFRTGEHF; encoded by the coding sequence ATGATCACGCTCACGGCGCTGATCCACACCTTCGGCCTGATTGCCATCACGAAGATGGAGAGCGTTCTGCAAAAGCATCAACACCCCATCATCTCGATGGCGACAACAGTGCTGGGCCTGTTCCTGCTGCTCACTGTCGAGGTGTGGCTGTGGGCGCTGGCGCACTATCATCTGGGCGTGATCGAGCACTTTGAGACAGCACTCTATTTTTCGCTCACATCTTTTTCCACGCTGGGCTTTGGCGACGTGCTGCCGGCCCGCGAATGGCGGATTTTTGCAGCGCTTGAAGGGGTGAACGGGTTTTTGCTGATCGGCTGGTCGACGGCGCACCTGATCGCCGCCAGCATTCGCGTCGGCCCATTCCGCACGGGCGAGCATTTTTGA
- a CDS encoding S-(hydroxymethyl)glutathione dehydrogenase/class III alcohol dehydrogenase yields MKTRAAVAVAAGKPLEIMEVDLEGPREGEVLVEIKATGICHTDEFTLSGADPEGIFPAILGHEGAGVVVDVGKGVTSLKKGDHVIPLYTPECRQCPSCLSRKTNLCTAIRATQGQGVMPDGSSRFSIGKDKIFHYMGCSTFANFTVLPEIALAKVNPAAPFDKICYIGCGVTTGIGAVINTAKVEIGATAAVFGLGGIGLNVIQGLRLAGADMIIGVDINNDKKPWGEKFGMTHFVNPKEIDGDVVAHIVNLTKRGADQIGGADYTFDCTGSTKVMRQALECSHRGWGKSVVIGVAGAGQEIATRPFQLVTGRTWMGTAFGGARGRTDVPKIVDWYMDGKIEIDSMITHTLKLEDINKGFDLMHSGESIRSVVVY; encoded by the coding sequence ATGAAAACGCGCGCCGCCGTGGCCGTTGCCGCCGGAAAGCCCCTCGAAATCATGGAAGTGGATCTTGAAGGGCCGCGCGAGGGTGAGGTGCTGGTCGAGATCAAGGCTACCGGTATCTGTCATACGGACGAGTTCACATTGTCGGGTGCTGACCCGGAAGGCATTTTCCCAGCCATTCTTGGCCATGAGGGAGCGGGCGTGGTGGTCGATGTCGGCAAGGGCGTCACGTCACTCAAAAAGGGTGACCATGTCATTCCACTCTATACACCCGAATGCCGCCAGTGCCCTTCCTGCCTTTCACGCAAGACCAATTTGTGTACTGCCATCCGCGCCACACAGGGCCAGGGCGTCATGCCGGATGGATCCAGCCGCTTCTCGATCGGCAAGGACAAGATCTTTCACTATATGGGTTGCTCAACCTTCGCGAATTTTACCGTGCTGCCCGAGATCGCACTGGCCAAGGTTAATCCTGCCGCCCCGTTCGACAAGATTTGCTACATCGGCTGCGGCGTCACCACCGGCATTGGTGCTGTCATCAACACCGCCAAGGTAGAGATCGGCGCGACTGCAGCGGTGTTCGGGCTGGGCGGCATTGGCCTGAACGTCATTCAGGGACTGAGGCTTGCTGGCGCCGACATGATTATTGGCGTCGATATCAACAACGACAAAAAACCTTGGGGCGAAAAGTTCGGGATGACGCATTTCGTCAATCCGAAGGAGATCGACGGCGATGTCGTTGCCCATATCGTTAACCTCACCAAGCGCGGTGCCGACCAGATTGGCGGCGCCGACTACACGTTCGATTGCACTGGCAGCACCAAGGTGATGCGCCAAGCGCTCGAATGTTCGCATCGAGGCTGGGGCAAGTCGGTGGTTATCGGCGTCGCCGGTGCCGGCCAGGAAATCGCCACCCGACCGTTCCAGCTGGTTACCGGTCGCACCTGGATGGGCACGGCCTTTGGCGGCGCGCGCGGGCGCACCGATGTGCCAAAAATCGTCGACTGGTACATGGATGGAAAAATCGAAATCGACTCGATGATCACCCACACCCTGAAGCTTGAGGACATCAACAAGGGCTTTGACCTGATGCACTCGGGCGAAAGCATCCGCTCGGTCGTGGTCTATTGA